In Thermomonas paludicola, the following are encoded in one genomic region:
- a CDS encoding tetratricopeptide repeat-containing sulfotransferase family protein yields the protein MAGLAPEVAAMVHAGARALRDGNAGRANALLDQACQLAPAHPEPLRYLAILQLHTQRAPLAMATLQRALALAPADPLLHSDLGTAQSACGAGDAALASWRRACALDPGQAMAWFNLGRNLQQRGETAGAIEALEQATNLAPDLLPALLLLGDALTHAGRFESAALRYHDALRLHPACGDAWRGLSNIKTVALADADATLLQAQLRRHDIADSDRVAMGHALGKLEEDRGRLDAAFAAFADANALQKRLTPWRAQAFWHYVEQALAASAALPAPVDPTLGHDVIFIVGLPRSGSTLFEQILAAHPQVEGASELPDLGIVLQQESQRLGIAYPHWVAQAGPDDWHRLGHAYLQRTAAWRSRRPRFTDKQPDNWKHAGILRAMLPAATVIETRRDPLETAWSCFKQQFYSQPHFANDLHDIATVLQVSQRAMDIWRTRAPTRIHLHHYEALLAMPEDRIHALLDDCGLAFDPASLDFHLAQRSVRTASAAQVRQPLRGDTARARAYGTLLDPLRKALATFP from the coding sequence ATGGCCGGGCTTGCCCCGGAGGTTGCCGCGATGGTGCACGCCGGCGCACGCGCGCTGCGCGATGGCAATGCCGGGCGCGCAAACGCCCTGCTCGATCAAGCCTGCCAGCTAGCCCCGGCACACCCCGAGCCCCTTCGCTATCTGGCCATCTTGCAGTTGCACACGCAACGCGCGCCACTCGCGATGGCGACCCTGCAGCGCGCGCTGGCATTGGCGCCCGCTGACCCCCTGCTGCACTCCGACCTGGGCACGGCGCAGTCGGCCTGCGGCGCGGGCGATGCCGCCCTGGCAAGTTGGCGACGCGCCTGCGCGCTGGACCCGGGCCAGGCGATGGCCTGGTTCAACCTTGGCAGGAACCTGCAGCAGCGCGGTGAAACTGCAGGCGCCATCGAGGCCTTGGAGCAGGCCACCAACCTCGCACCGGATCTGCTTCCCGCGCTCCTGTTACTGGGGGATGCGCTGACCCATGCCGGCCGCTTCGAGTCCGCCGCCCTGCGCTACCACGACGCGCTGCGCCTGCACCCGGCCTGCGGCGACGCCTGGCGCGGACTGTCCAACATCAAGACCGTGGCATTGGCCGATGCCGACGCCACGCTGTTGCAGGCGCAACTGCGGCGACACGACATCGCCGACAGCGACCGCGTGGCGATGGGACACGCGCTGGGCAAGCTGGAAGAAGATCGAGGGCGATTGGACGCCGCATTTGCGGCGTTCGCCGACGCCAATGCGCTGCAAAAACGGCTGACGCCGTGGCGCGCGCAGGCATTTTGGCACTATGTCGAGCAGGCGCTTGCCGCATCCGCAGCGCTGCCGGCCCCGGTCGATCCAACCCTTGGCCATGACGTCATTTTCATCGTCGGCCTGCCGCGCTCCGGCTCCACCCTGTTCGAACAAATCCTGGCGGCACATCCGCAAGTCGAAGGCGCAAGCGAGTTGCCGGATCTGGGCATCGTCCTGCAGCAGGAGTCGCAGCGGCTCGGCATCGCCTACCCGCACTGGGTCGCGCAGGCCGGCCCCGACGACTGGCATCGGCTCGGGCACGCGTATCTGCAACGCACCGCAGCGTGGCGCTCACGGCGCCCACGCTTCACCGACAAACAGCCTGACAACTGGAAACACGCCGGCATCCTGCGTGCGATGCTGCCGGCCGCAACAGTGATCGAAACCCGGCGCGACCCGCTGGAAACCGCTTGGTCGTGCTTCAAGCAGCAGTTCTACAGCCAGCCGCACTTCGCCAACGATCTGCACGACATCGCCACCGTCCTGCAGGTAAGCCAGCGCGCCATGGACATCTGGCGCACGCGCGCCCCGACGCGCATCCACTTGCATCACTACGAAGCACTGTTGGCGATGCCGGAGGACCGCATCCATGCCCTGCTGGACGACTGCGGGCTGGCGTTCGACCCGGCCAGCCTGGACTTCCACCTGGCCCAGCGCAGCGTGCGCACCGCCAGCGCCGCGCAGGTACGCCAGCCACTGCGCGGCGACACCGCGCGTGCGCGGGCTTACGGCACGCTGCTCGACCCGCTGCGCAAGGCACTGGCCACGTTTCCATAG
- a CDS encoding DUF2069 domain-containing protein has translation MSAQRYLATCLFALAALFIGWSLAHTHTLAGLLAFALPPALLGIAALLGWHRTGFTAAMLALLWFSHAVMLLWSEPAARGWATGETVLALLVIHAACLPGYRARCERRQTT, from the coding sequence GTGAGCGCCCAACGCTACCTGGCCACCTGCCTGTTCGCGCTGGCGGCGCTGTTCATCGGCTGGTCGCTGGCGCATACGCATACGCTGGCGGGGCTGCTGGCCTTCGCTCTGCCGCCTGCCCTGCTGGGCATCGCCGCCCTGCTGGGCTGGCATCGCACCGGCTTTACCGCGGCCATGCTGGCCCTGCTCTGGTTCAGTCACGCGGTAATGCTGCTGTGGTCAGAGCCCGCCGCACGCGGCTGGGCCACGGGCGAAACCGTGTTGGCGCTGCTGGTCATCCATGCCGCCTGCCTGCCCGGTTATCGCGCACGCTGCGAACGTCGCCAAACCACCTGA